A portion of the Sphaerochaeta pleomorpha str. Grapes genome contains these proteins:
- a CDS encoding AMP-binding protein: MSKPKVAKEKKWSFKRIKKLQRPDGLKMITVYEYTMNAVVDCSASRNSKRVALRTYGDDESIVTYSQLKTMKDSIGISLLENGFVHGDKIAILGESCPTWLIAYFGITGVGCVAVPVLPDFSGKEVCSILQQCGAKGIIVNTKHFEKVIPFVKENPQFLVRMEDLFHIPDPISSQLEDKTQFAAAPGRDITRHKMTKKALEMRAANLPKEDDLASLIYTSGTTGNSKGVMLSHKNLVWNADISAKHYVNFKPWQKALSILPVSHVYEFTTGQLLQIMNGMEIYYLGKAPAPSVLLPALKSIRPTVVMTVPLLIEKVYRSAVLPVFRDNQKLKTWLKWGISRRFISRIIGRKLELTFGGKLKFFGIGGAPLDAEVEKFLYEARFPYGIGYGLTETAPLIAGSDAKDHKIGIIGKLVEHVSVKLDNADPVTGVGEILVKGPNVMQGYFNNPTLNAECFTEDGYFRTGDLGTLDKKNRLAIKGRTKTMILGSGGENIYPENIEAVLNNQGFVTESLVVPEEGGLIALVKLDIDSFAQKMALDVNDARTEAMKYLSKLREEVNKELSAFSRISSVELQDEPFQRTPTQKIKRFLYSRKPNDSTKDKK; encoded by the coding sequence ATGAGCAAACCAAAAGTGGCAAAAGAAAAAAAATGGTCGTTTAAGCGCATTAAGAAACTGCAGAGACCAGATGGGTTGAAAATGATAACCGTATATGAATATACGATGAATGCAGTGGTCGATTGCTCTGCGAGTCGCAATTCTAAACGGGTAGCCCTCAGGACCTATGGGGATGACGAGAGCATAGTTACCTACTCGCAGTTGAAGACCATGAAGGATAGTATTGGTATTTCATTGCTTGAAAATGGTTTTGTGCACGGGGATAAAATTGCTATCCTGGGAGAAAGTTGTCCGACCTGGTTGATCGCCTATTTTGGGATTACCGGGGTAGGTTGTGTCGCTGTTCCCGTCCTTCCTGATTTTTCCGGCAAGGAAGTCTGTTCGATTTTACAGCAGTGTGGGGCAAAGGGAATCATTGTAAATACCAAGCATTTTGAGAAAGTCATCCCCTTTGTCAAAGAAAATCCCCAATTTTTGGTTCGAATGGAAGACTTGTTTCATATTCCTGACCCGATCAGTTCCCAGCTCGAGGATAAGACGCAGTTTGCAGCGGCTCCCGGACGTGATATTACCAGACATAAAATGACAAAGAAAGCGCTGGAAATGCGTGCGGCAAACCTTCCCAAGGAAGATGACCTGGCTTCACTTATTTATACCAGCGGAACAACCGGTAACAGTAAAGGGGTTATGCTATCGCATAAAAACCTTGTCTGGAATGCAGACATTTCCGCTAAGCATTATGTGAACTTCAAGCCTTGGCAAAAGGCCCTTTCCATTCTTCCGGTTAGCCATGTGTATGAGTTTACAACCGGTCAGTTATTGCAAATTATGAATGGAATGGAGATTTATTATCTAGGCAAAGCACCTGCCCCAAGCGTCCTGCTTCCGGCTCTCAAGAGCATACGGCCTACGGTTGTGATGACCGTCCCTCTCTTGATTGAAAAAGTCTACCGTAGTGCTGTCTTGCCCGTGTTCAGGGATAACCAAAAACTAAAGACCTGGCTGAAATGGGGCATTTCACGCAGGTTTATATCTAGGATTATCGGAAGGAAACTTGAATTGACGTTCGGCGGAAAACTAAAATTCTTTGGTATCGGCGGAGCTCCTTTGGATGCGGAAGTCGAAAAATTCCTCTATGAGGCCCGTTTTCCCTATGGTATCGGGTATGGATTGACTGAGACAGCCCCCTTGATCGCTGGTTCCGACGCCAAAGACCATAAGATCGGAATAATTGGTAAACTGGTAGAACATGTTTCGGTAAAACTTGACAATGCAGACCCTGTGACCGGGGTTGGTGAAATTCTCGTCAAGGGACCCAATGTAATGCAGGGCTATTTTAATAATCCAACGTTGAATGCGGAATGTTTTACCGAAGACGGTTACTTCCGTACCGGGGACCTGGGTACCCTGGACAAGAAAAACCGTTTGGCAATCAAAGGCCGTACCAAGACAATGATCCTTGGCTCAGGTGGAGAGAATATTTATCCTGAGAATATCGAGGCAGTCTTAAACAACCAGGGTTTTGTAACAGAATCCTTGGTTGTCCCGGAAGAGGGTGGCCTTATCGCCTTGGTAAAGTTGGATATCGATTCCTTTGCACAGAAAATGGCTTTGGATGTCAATGATGCACGTACCGAGGCAATGAAATATTTGTCGAAACTGCGTGAAGAGGTTAATAAAGAGCTCAGTGCTTTCAGTAGGATCAGTTCTGTGGAGTTGCAGGATGAACCTTTCCAGCGAACTCCTACCCAGAAAATCAAACGGTTTCTCTATTCAAGAAAACCCAATGATTCTACGAAGGACAAGAAATAG
- a CDS encoding DJ-1 family glyoxalase III: protein MVPSVLVILANGFEEIEAITPIDMLRRSGANVTVAGLDNLTIIGSHKLEVTCDALLSDCKQTYDCVVCPGGSLGSKNLASSFLVLEKCIQTAEKGVVASICAATAVVLGKTGLLDNHTVTGYPGTEKECPGLVFSSEKVVTDRNLVTAQGAGCAMEFSLAIIAKLFDSVTAGKLSRQVLFQGV from the coding sequence ATGGTTCCTTCTGTTTTGGTTATTCTTGCTAACGGGTTCGAGGAAATCGAGGCTATTACCCCGATTGATATGCTTCGCAGAAGTGGTGCAAACGTTACGGTAGCCGGTCTTGATAACCTGACTATTATAGGTTCCCACAAGCTCGAGGTCACTTGCGATGCCCTGCTTTCCGATTGCAAACAGACGTATGACTGCGTGGTTTGCCCAGGGGGCTCCCTTGGGTCAAAGAACCTTGCTTCGTCTTTTCTGGTTTTGGAGAAATGCATCCAGACTGCCGAAAAGGGTGTGGTAGCCTCAATCTGTGCAGCTACTGCCGTAGTCCTTGGGAAGACAGGCTTGCTCGACAACCATACGGTCACTGGGTATCCGGGTACCGAGAAAGAATGTCCGGGGCTGGTTTTTTCCTCCGAGAAGGTCGTTACAGACAGAAATCTGGTCACAGCCCAAGGCGCTGGATGTGCAATGGAGTTTTCGCTTGCAATAATTGCAAAATTGTTTGATTCGGTAACCGCTGGGAAACTTTCCAGGCAGGTATTATTCCAAGGAGTGTAA
- a CDS encoding arsenate reductase family protein → MIQIIGTKKCKETSKALRACKERSFCFQFVDLSQRELSIGEWNAIFSATEPESLIDTSSPFYIKNGYTFREFSIREELVEHPQLLKTPILRNKGKVCVGFNLDTLSEWGQA, encoded by the coding sequence ATGATACAAATAATTGGGACAAAGAAATGTAAAGAGACCTCGAAAGCCTTGCGAGCCTGCAAGGAACGTTCCTTTTGTTTCCAGTTTGTTGACCTTTCCCAGCGTGAACTTTCCATCGGAGAGTGGAATGCTATTTTTTCTGCAACAGAGCCAGAATCTTTGATCGACACATCCTCTCCCTTCTATATCAAGAATGGATATACGTTCCGTGAGTTTTCTATTCGCGAGGAATTGGTCGAGCACCCCCAGTTGCTAAAGACCCCGATTCTCCGTAACAAAGGAAAAGTCTGCGTTGGCTTTAATCTCGATACCCTGTCGGAATGGGGACAAGCCTAA
- a CDS encoding 3-deoxy-7-phosphoheptulonate synthase yields MSNVDIRIRKTESLATPDELIKKFPVSEEIASSINLSRQVVNDIIKGRDHRLLAIVGPCSLHDRKAALEYAHRLKDLAEKVKDEMYIVMRTYFEKPRTVLGWKGLILDPNMDGSYDIGSGIAIARSLLLDIVSIGMPVGCEVLDPIIPQYIDELMSWSSIGARTTESQIHRNLASGLSVAVGFKNSTSGDLSNAINAIQCAYNPASFIGMDRSGASTIFRTTGNDCCHLILRGGDNSPNYYEDDVESARNMMIKSDLNPAIIIDCSHANSRKNYDRQKRVLRSVVDQVCWGEKAIKGFMLESNLICGSQKIPSDLSDLKYGVSITDGCLGWDETERILIRSCEMLHRSFQGDGQSMPL; encoded by the coding sequence ATGTCTAATGTTGATATCAGAATCAGGAAAACAGAATCTCTCGCTACCCCGGATGAACTCATCAAAAAGTTCCCGGTAAGTGAGGAGATTGCCAGCTCAATCAATCTTTCACGGCAAGTAGTGAATGACATAATCAAGGGAAGGGACCACCGGCTGCTCGCCATTGTCGGTCCCTGTTCCTTGCATGACCGTAAAGCGGCCCTTGAGTATGCACATAGGTTGAAAGACCTTGCAGAAAAGGTCAAGGACGAAATGTACATAGTCATGCGGACCTATTTTGAGAAACCCCGGACTGTCCTCGGATGGAAAGGATTGATTCTTGATCCGAACATGGATGGGTCCTATGATATCGGGAGCGGGATTGCCATTGCCCGTTCCCTGCTACTGGATATCGTTTCGATAGGGATGCCAGTCGGCTGTGAAGTCCTTGACCCCATCATACCCCAGTATATCGACGAGTTGATGAGTTGGTCCTCTATCGGGGCCAGGACCACCGAAAGTCAGATCCATCGTAACCTTGCAAGTGGTCTCAGTGTAGCCGTAGGGTTTAAGAACAGTACCAGTGGCGACCTAAGCAATGCAATCAACGCAATCCAGTGTGCCTATAACCCTGCTTCCTTCATCGGTATGGACAGAAGCGGGGCAAGTACCATTTTCAGGACGACTGGAAATGATTGCTGTCATTTGATTCTCCGTGGCGGAGACAACAGTCCTAACTATTATGAGGATGATGTTGAAAGTGCCCGCAATATGATGATCAAATCTGACTTGAACCCTGCAATCATCATCGATTGCAGCCATGCCAATTCCCGTAAAAACTATGACCGTCAGAAACGGGTACTCCGCTCTGTCGTAGACCAGGTATGCTGGGGAGAGAAGGCTATAAAAGGCTTTATGCTCGAAAGCAATCTGATTTGTGGAAGCCAGAAGATTCCCTCTGACCTTTCGGACCTCAAATATGGGGTTTCTATAACCGATGGGTGTCTGGGATGGGATGAGACTGAACGTATATTGATTCGCTCCTGTGAGATGCTTCATCGCTCTTTTCAGGGTGACGGCCAATCGATGCCGTTGTAG
- a CDS encoding DUF1846 domain-containing protein, which produces MAEIGFDNEKYLEEQRHFILERVKQSEGKLYLECGGKLLYDYHASRVLPGFDPNVKMRVFQSLRDQIDVIICIHAGDIERRKMRSDFGITYDTDVFKMIDDFSKWGLTVSRVVITRFEGQNGAVHFKQILEQRGITVYTHKPTRGYPNDVDLIVSDEGYGANPYIETERPVVIVTAPGPGSGKLGTCLSQMYHDYRSKRHSGYAKFETFPIWNLPINHPVNIAYESATADIGDINLIDHFHVSAYNAITVNYSRDLEAYPLLRRILEKITGKPCIYKSPTDMGVNRCAFGIIDDQVVRRAGEQEIIRRYFSAACAYIQGIGTKDTEERCLSIMESANLSFNDRPVVPASEKALARGLERNKGLNGIVCAAALQLQDGRIVTGCNSSLLHASSALILNAVKILAGIDHSVDLISPSIVKAVTSMKRDILRGRGVSLNLDEVLICLAMSGAISADVQKAVDMLPLLKGCEVHMTHIPSAGDSSGLRKLAVNVTSDPRFPTANLYNPA; this is translated from the coding sequence GTGGCAGAGATAGGGTTTGACAACGAGAAATATCTTGAGGAACAGAGACATTTCATCCTTGAGAGGGTGAAGCAGAGTGAAGGAAAACTCTATCTTGAATGCGGTGGTAAGTTGTTATATGACTACCATGCCTCGAGGGTGCTGCCCGGTTTTGACCCCAACGTTAAAATGAGGGTATTCCAGTCACTTCGTGACCAGATTGATGTAATTATCTGTATTCATGCCGGCGATATTGAACGCAGGAAAATGCGAAGTGATTTCGGCATTACCTATGATACTGATGTATTCAAGATGATAGATGATTTCTCGAAGTGGGGACTGACTGTAAGCCGGGTTGTCATTACCCGCTTTGAAGGCCAGAACGGGGCAGTGCATTTTAAGCAAATCCTTGAACAAAGAGGTATTACTGTTTATACCCACAAGCCTACCCGTGGCTATCCCAATGATGTCGATTTGATCGTCAGTGATGAAGGCTACGGGGCCAACCCGTATATTGAAACCGAGCGCCCTGTAGTCATCGTGACGGCTCCCGGCCCAGGTTCAGGAAAACTGGGTACCTGTCTTTCTCAGATGTATCACGACTACCGTTCGAAACGACATAGCGGGTATGCAAAGTTTGAGACTTTCCCTATCTGGAATCTTCCCATCAACCATCCAGTAAATATTGCCTATGAATCGGCAACCGCCGATATCGGGGATATCAATCTGATAGACCATTTCCATGTCAGTGCCTACAATGCAATTACGGTAAACTATTCAAGGGATCTTGAAGCTTATCCTTTGCTCAGGCGGATATTGGAAAAAATCACCGGTAAACCTTGCATCTATAAAAGTCCGACTGACATGGGGGTAAACAGGTGTGCCTTTGGCATTATCGATGATCAGGTCGTAAGGAGAGCTGGCGAGCAGGAAATTATTCGCAGGTATTTTAGCGCTGCCTGTGCGTATATCCAGGGCATCGGAACCAAGGATACGGAGGAACGCTGTCTTTCTATCATGGAAAGTGCAAACCTTTCCTTCAATGACAGGCCGGTTGTCCCTGCTTCCGAAAAAGCCCTTGCAAGAGGACTGGAAAGGAATAAAGGGCTCAACGGGATAGTCTGTGCGGCTGCACTCCAATTGCAAGATGGAAGAATCGTAACCGGCTGCAACTCATCCTTGCTCCATGCTTCTTCGGCTTTGATACTCAATGCAGTGAAAATCCTGGCAGGCATCGACCATAGCGTAGATTTAATCTCCCCTTCAATCGTGAAGGCGGTTACCTCGATGAAACGTGATATCCTTCGCGGCAGGGGAGTGAGCCTCAATTTGGATGAAGTACTTATTTGCCTTGCCATGAGTGGAGCTATTTCAGCAGATGTACAAAAGGCTGTGGATATGCTTCCTTTGCTCAAGGGGTGCGAGGTCCATATGACCCATATCCCGTCAGCTGGGGACTCTTCCGGGCTGAGGAAGCTAGCTGTCAATGTGACAAGCGACCCCCGGTTCCCAACTGCAAATCTCTATAACCCTGCTTAG
- a CDS encoding carbon starvation CstA family protein codes for MNGILMLVIAIVALGGAYLIYGRYLAKKWGVDPKRKTPAYEMEDGVDYVPTSTQVVFGHQFASIAGAGPINGPIQAAIFGWVPVLVWVLVGGIFIGAVQDFGAIYASVRNKGRSIGYIIELYVGKIGKRLFLLFVWLFSILVVAAFADIVAGTFNGFNADATKNIINGSTATTSCAFIVIAVGLGYFIRYAKPTNLVSTTVSIVALIACIAFGLAFPMFISKTIWVYLVFAYIMVASVVPVWALLQPRDYLNSFLLVFMVIAAVVGIFIANPTINLPAFTGFNVNGQNMFPILFVTIACGAVSGFHSLVSSGTSSKQIQNEKGMLPVAYGAMLLESLVAVIALICAGAVASNGVLPKGTPPQIFSMAVAGFLAKVGIPSLASNTIMTLAISAFALTSLDSVARIGRLAFQELFMDSSTEEDKMGPVLKLLTNKYFATIITLFFGYLLSLNGYRNIWPLFGSANQLVSALALCAIAIFLKKTNKKGSMIWVPMFFMLAVTFTALTQILVSRFGRLISGDFVFLSDGMQLIFGILLVGLGIVIAFKSIKTLFFSSKEEVVEEESVA; via the coding sequence ATGAACGGAATTCTGATGTTGGTAATCGCCATCGTTGCCTTGGGTGGGGCATATCTGATTTATGGCAGATACCTTGCAAAGAAATGGGGCGTCGACCCCAAGCGGAAAACGCCTGCGTACGAAATGGAAGATGGCGTCGACTATGTGCCTACCTCTACCCAGGTAGTCTTTGGGCACCAGTTTGCATCGATTGCGGGGGCGGGACCCATCAACGGACCTATCCAAGCCGCTATCTTTGGATGGGTACCAGTTTTGGTCTGGGTCCTGGTCGGGGGCATATTTATCGGTGCTGTTCAGGATTTCGGGGCCATCTATGCTTCTGTCCGAAACAAAGGCCGTTCGATCGGATATATCATCGAACTGTATGTTGGTAAAATCGGAAAACGATTGTTCCTGCTCTTTGTATGGCTGTTCTCCATCCTGGTTGTTGCTGCCTTTGCCGACATCGTTGCCGGAACCTTCAATGGGTTCAATGCCGATGCCACAAAAAACATCATCAATGGTTCCACTGCCACGACCAGTTGTGCCTTTATTGTAATCGCAGTCGGCTTGGGCTACTTTATCCGCTATGCAAAGCCTACCAACCTTGTGAGTACTACGGTCTCCATCGTGGCGCTTATCGCCTGTATCGCCTTTGGTCTTGCCTTTCCGATGTTCATTTCTAAAACTATCTGGGTCTACCTGGTATTTGCCTATATCATGGTGGCTTCGGTTGTCCCCGTGTGGGCTCTGTTGCAACCCCGTGACTATCTGAACAGCTTTTTGCTGGTCTTCATGGTTATAGCTGCCGTGGTCGGTATCTTTATTGCAAACCCGACCATCAATCTCCCTGCTTTTACCGGATTTAATGTAAACGGCCAGAATATGTTCCCGATCCTTTTCGTAACCATCGCCTGTGGAGCAGTATCTGGTTTCCATAGCCTGGTAAGCAGCGGAACCTCTTCCAAGCAAATCCAGAATGAGAAGGGAATGCTTCCTGTTGCTTACGGCGCAATGCTCCTCGAGTCACTTGTTGCAGTCATCGCACTCATCTGTGCCGGTGCGGTTGCCTCCAACGGCGTACTTCCCAAGGGAACTCCCCCGCAGATTTTCTCCATGGCAGTTGCAGGCTTCCTTGCCAAGGTAGGGATTCCCTCATTGGCCAGCAATACCATCATGACCTTGGCAATCAGTGCATTTGCCCTCACCAGCCTGGACTCAGTGGCAAGAATCGGGAGACTGGCATTCCAAGAGTTGTTTATGGACAGTTCAACAGAAGAAGACAAGATGGGTCCTGTACTGAAATTGCTTACCAATAAATATTTTGCAACAATCATTACCCTGTTCTTCGGCTACCTCCTGTCTTTGAATGGCTATAGGAATATATGGCCCTTGTTCGGGTCGGCCAACCAGTTGGTCAGTGCTTTGGCCCTGTGTGCAATAGCTATCTTCCTTAAGAAGACCAACAAAAAGGGATCGATGATCTGGGTTCCCATGTTCTTCATGCTTGCCGTCACTTTTACTGCCCTTACCCAGATTCTAGTCTCCCGCTTCGGAAGGCTTATCAGTGGTGATTTTGTATTCCTTTCCGATGGTATGCAACTCATCTTCGGAATTCTTCTGGTCGGACTGGGGATTGTCATTGCCTTTAAATCGATAAAGACGCTGTTCTTCTCATCAAAAGAAGAAGTGGTTGAAGAAGAATCTGTAGCTTAA
- a CDS encoding AMP-dependent synthetase/ligase encodes MYTTIPQMFETIATTYPSFSAQMVKDKQGIFQSIPYSQVFADVDALAASLSRRGIKRGDLVGLVSDNRSEWLVTDLAILTLGAADVPRGRDAMPYEISFILSTTEAAYCFVENAVQLRKILNLKEKLPLLKHLIVMDKEFIFESLENTAVPAGVEVLLFSDLLSEGRLLLNDSAQKRHIAEERKKGRGDEVATVIFTSGTTGDPKGVVLTHENFAFQLEELPKIITRFAPGQRWLSVLPVWHSFERILQYTIVSQASAIAYSKPLGSILLADLQAVNPHWMGSVPRIWEAVKAGVFGSMKNKSPVSQKLFKFFVSVANLYDTNKDLLVGDVPSFKKRNRFIDVLRSFLPTVLLFPLYKLGDHLVYAKVKEKLGKNFLAGVSGGGSLSESVDRFFSSIGIKLLDGYGLTESSPVIAVRYFDHSIKRTVSPLGNTEVKIVDENGNSVAPGVKGLLMVRGKQVMKGYYKRPDLTAKVLSPDGWLNTGDLGIWTHDGQFSIAGRAKDTIVLSGGENLEPVPIEAKLCECEMIEQAVVVGQDMKYLGALVVLNKKLVEEYLTEQHIPYLSDSLSKMKEVNELIAERINEIINSKHGFKNFEHILRFAIITKPFEIGKELSAKQELKRFEINRIYKNEIDQLFVS; translated from the coding sequence ATGTATACTACGATTCCCCAGATGTTCGAAACAATAGCAACTACCTATCCTTCGTTCTCCGCCCAGATGGTAAAGGACAAGCAAGGTATTTTCCAGAGTATTCCCTATTCCCAGGTATTTGCCGATGTCGATGCGCTTGCAGCCTCTCTTTCCCGACGCGGTATCAAACGCGGGGATCTGGTTGGACTTGTAAGTGATAATAGAAGTGAATGGCTTGTAACAGACCTTGCAATTCTCACCCTTGGAGCTGCAGATGTACCCCGTGGCCGTGATGCAATGCCCTATGAAATCAGTTTTATTCTTTCCACCACTGAGGCTGCCTATTGTTTTGTAGAAAATGCAGTACAGTTGCGGAAAATTCTCAACTTGAAAGAAAAGCTTCCTTTGTTGAAGCATCTCATCGTGATGGACAAGGAATTCATTTTTGAGAGTCTTGAAAATACTGCAGTTCCTGCTGGGGTGGAAGTGCTCCTTTTTTCCGATTTGTTGAGTGAAGGACGCCTTCTGCTTAACGATTCCGCACAAAAAAGACATATTGCCGAGGAAAGAAAGAAGGGAAGGGGTGATGAAGTCGCAACGGTAATCTTTACCAGCGGGACAACCGGTGACCCAAAAGGCGTTGTCCTGACGCATGAGAATTTTGCCTTCCAGCTTGAAGAACTCCCCAAAATCATTACCAGGTTTGCACCTGGGCAGAGATGGCTGAGCGTATTGCCTGTCTGGCACTCTTTTGAGAGGATTCTCCAGTACACCATCGTAAGCCAGGCTTCAGCCATTGCCTATTCCAAACCACTTGGTTCGATCTTGCTTGCAGATCTGCAGGCAGTCAATCCCCACTGGATGGGATCTGTACCCAGAATCTGGGAAGCGGTCAAAGCTGGGGTTTTTGGCAGCATGAAAAACAAGAGCCCTGTTTCCCAGAAGCTATTCAAGTTTTTCGTTTCGGTTGCCAACCTTTATGATACAAACAAGGATCTTTTGGTTGGGGATGTCCCTTCATTTAAAAAGCGAAACCGTTTTATAGATGTTTTGCGGTCATTTTTGCCGACAGTCCTGTTGTTCCCCCTCTATAAGCTTGGTGATCATCTTGTCTATGCAAAGGTCAAGGAAAAACTCGGTAAGAATTTTCTGGCCGGCGTGAGCGGTGGTGGTTCTCTCAGTGAAAGTGTCGATAGGTTTTTCTCTTCCATCGGCATCAAACTGCTTGATGGCTATGGGCTTACAGAATCATCTCCGGTTATTGCTGTCAGATATTTTGACCATTCAATCAAACGGACAGTAAGCCCGTTGGGTAATACTGAAGTAAAAATTGTTGACGAGAATGGAAACAGTGTAGCTCCCGGCGTAAAGGGACTGTTGATGGTGCGTGGAAAGCAAGTGATGAAAGGGTATTACAAACGCCCTGATTTGACTGCAAAAGTATTGTCCCCCGATGGTTGGCTGAATACCGGCGACTTGGGAATCTGGACCCATGACGGCCAATTTTCGATTGCAGGAAGGGCTAAGGATACCATCGTACTCTCTGGTGGTGAAAACCTTGAACCTGTTCCGATCGAGGCTAAGCTTTGCGAATGTGAGATGATTGAGCAAGCTGTTGTCGTAGGTCAGGACATGAAGTACCTTGGGGCCTTGGTAGTTCTCAACAAGAAACTGGTTGAGGAATACCTTACAGAGCAACATATTCCCTATCTCTCAGATAGCCTTTCAAAAATGAAGGAAGTCAATGAACTGATAGCTGAGCGGATAAACGAAATCATAAATTCCAAGCACGGGTTCAAAAACTTTGAGCATATCTTGCGGTTTGCGATCATCACAAAGCCCTTCGAGATTGGCAAAGAACTCAGCGCAAAGCAAGAATTGAAGCGTTTCGAAATAAATAGAATCTATAAAAATGAGATAGACCAGCTATTTGTAAGCTAA
- a CDS encoding MBL fold metallo-hydrolase, protein MVQYAVLGTGSNGNSYVFSDGTTSILVDQGYSVVELGRRLSSFGIEFSSIAGVCVTHLHPDHAKGLGTIARKFGIPIYIHEVAQEKEAEALSRLSIPQHCLRSVKADVPFTIGPFTLGCFLTSHDSGGSVGWNIGLDNKKMMILTDTGCFSSQQCAFATEADVLFLEANYDEKMLNSGPYPFFLKKRVSGEFGHLSNNQAIEFLGSSRFHGQHVYFIHLSDINNNPSLLEDFAGQNLSVPFTVCEKGKCYGGNVEQL, encoded by the coding sequence ATGGTGCAATACGCAGTCCTTGGTACAGGTTCAAATGGAAACAGTTATGTTTTCAGTGATGGCACGACTTCAATCCTTGTTGATCAAGGGTATAGTGTCGTTGAACTGGGTAGGAGACTATCTTCTTTCGGTATAGAGTTTTCTTCTATTGCAGGTGTCTGTGTTACCCATCTGCATCCTGACCATGCCAAGGGACTCGGGACGATAGCCCGTAAGTTTGGCATTCCCATCTACATACATGAAGTGGCTCAGGAAAAAGAAGCCGAGGCCCTTTCCAGACTTTCCATTCCCCAACATTGCCTGAGGTCCGTGAAGGCTGATGTGCCTTTCACCATAGGTCCCTTTACCCTTGGTTGTTTCTTGACAAGCCATGACAGCGGTGGATCGGTTGGCTGGAATATTGGCTTGGATAACAAGAAAATGATGATTCTCACTGACACCGGTTGTTTTTCGTCTCAGCAATGTGCCTTTGCGACGGAGGCCGATGTCCTTTTTTTGGAAGCAAACTATGATGAGAAAATGCTGAATTCAGGTCCTTATCCTTTTTTTCTTAAAAAGAGGGTCAGCGGTGAGTTCGGCCATCTCTCCAATAACCAGGCAATCGAATTTCTAGGTTCAAGCAGGTTTCACGGTCAGCATGTCTATTTCATCCATCTATCGGATATAAACAATAATCCCTCATTGCTTGAAGATTTTGCAGGACAGAACCTTTCGGTTCCCTTCACCGTCTGTGAAAAAGGCAAATGTTATGGGGGAAATGTGGAGCAACTATGA